The uncultured Methanobrevibacter sp. region TGCGTTGGGTAAAGGTGCATTTGGTGTAATAATGGCTGTGGCATTTTCACATTGGGTGAATTTAACCAGAGTATTGAGGGCGGAGGTCTTGCAGATTAATACCTCAGAATATGTTGCATTGTCCCAGAAATTTGGAAGAAGCAAATTATGGATTGCAAAAGAGCATATCCTACCATTGGTATTGTCCCAGATATTTGTTGGAACATTACTGGTATTCCCTCATGCGATTATGCACGAATCAAGCGTAACATTTTTAGGATTCGGTTTATCTCCACACGAACCTGCAATTGGTATAATCCTATCCGAATCAATGTCCTATCTTGCAATGGGGGCATGGTGGTTGGCATTCTTCCCAGGTTTGGCATTGCTGATTGTAGTATTGCTGTTTGATATTATTGGGGATAATCTAAAACGTTTGTTTGATCCTTCAGAGGCTAATAATTAGGTGGTGATTTAATGTCAAAGCTATTGGAAGTAAATAATTTATCAATATCATTCACACAATATGTTCAGGGATTGAATAGGCATGACTCAAAGGTTATCACCGACTTAACAATTGATGTCGATGAAAATGAAATTGTTGCGATATTGGGTTCTAGCGGCTCAGGTAAAAGTCTTTTGGCACATTCAATTTTAGGAATTTTGCCGTATAACTCTCATGTAACCGGTGAAATTAAATATGAGGGGCAAGTTTTAGACCAGGAATTAAAAGAAAAGTTAAGAGGTGATGAAATATGTCTGATACCTCAATCCGTTAATTTCCTGGATCCTCTTATGAAGGTGTCTGAACAGGCAATTGGTGAATGCAAGGATGAAAATGAACATAAGGAAAAGAAATTGAGACAAAGGGAAATATTTGACAAATACGGATTAGATGAAAGTGTGGATGATTTATATCCTTTTGAGTTATCCGGAGGAATGGCAAGGAAGGTGTTATTGTCAACTGCGCTGGTGGGCAATCCTAAATTGTTGATTGCCGATGAACCAACTCCTGGTCTTGATTCAAAAAGTGTTAAGGAAACAATTGAAGATATTCGTAATTTAAAGGAAAACGGTAAAGGGGTACTGTTAATCACTCACGAAATAGATGTTGCTCTTAAAACTGCAGACAGGATTGCAATATTTTATTCAGGTTATGTTATCGAAATAAACACTGTTGAAAACTTCAAAAATGCGGAAAATGTATTGCATCCATATTCAAAAGCGTTGATTAATTCTCTGCCGAGAAACGGTTTCAATTTAACTGAGGGTGTTCAGCCCTTAGATGAGGTTCCAGGTTGTCCTTACTATGAAAATTGCCCGATACGATTGGATAAATGTGAAAAAAACAAACCTGAATTGATTGACCATGATGGAATTATGATTAGATGTTTCAATTTTGAGGAGGTTAACGATGGAACTTAAAGCAAGTAACATTTCTTTTTCATATAATAAAAATCGAAAGATTTTACAGGATTTTTCCATATCTGTCAATAGTAATCAGATAATTGGTTTGATGGGAGACAGTGGAAGCGGTAAATCCACCTTATGCAAGATTATGGCAGGCTATATTTCACATTATTCTGGTGAAGTTACATTGGATGGCAAAACAATTCCTAATAAGGATTTCTATCCAGTTCAATTAATTTTCCAACACCCTGAAAAGACCATGAATCCTAAATGGAAAATGGAAAAGGTTTTAAATGAATCCTGGACTCCTCCTCAAGATTTAAAAGATACTTTTGGCCTTAAAGAGCACTGGTTGACACGTTGGCCTAATGAACTTTCAGGAGGGGAACTGCAGCGCTTCAGCATATTGAGGGCTCTTAATCCAAAAACTAGATTCATCATTGCAGATGAGATAAGTACTATGTTGGATGCCGTAACACAAGTGCAGATATGGGAAGCGCTTATCAATCATTGCAAAGCGAATAATATTGGCATATTGGCTGTAAGTCACGATAAAGAGTTGCTTGAAGTGTTTTGTGATGATATTTTATATTTTGATGAAGTTAATAATCTTTAACTCATCAATATATAACTTTTTTTTAACCATATTAAATTTTAATTTGGCGATGGTTTATTTTGGTACTTACTCAATTTTCCTAATTAAAACTGAAGTGTTGTTTGTTTTTCCTGAAGGTAGCATCATAACTTCCTTATGGAAACCTCTTGTATCCTTATCAAGCACTGGAGAATATAGTATTGCTCTCATTCCGGTATATGTTCTGTAGATTACTGGTGTTTTTTCATCTACATATTCCCAGATGTTTGCAAAGACCCTGTCCTTCGGCTCAGCCAGTGCTGCAACCATCAAAATGTCATAATCCAGATCTTTGATTGCGGTTTCATCTCCCACAACAATTTCAATGTCCTTGTCGAGGCCCAATCTTTTAAGAACTTTTACGGATAGCTCTGCAACATTTTCCTGCTGTTCGATTCCAATGCATTTGCATCCGAATACCTTGTTAAACATTATCAATGTCAATGGAAGAGGGCCTGATCCTAAAAATAAAAAAGTTTTTTCTTCATTGAATTTTGCAAGTTGGCTTTCATTTTCAATAAGTCCAATGTATCTATCATAAAAATGGAATGAATCTAGTGTTTTGCTTGGATTGTCTGATTCCAATATTTTTAGGGCATTTTCGGTTTCTAGTCTAGCACCAATGTAAACATAAAATTTTCTAATCAGTTTCAATGCCTTGTTCATCTTTTCATCATCTAGGATGTGTTTTGCGGAATCGAAATCGATTGTCTTGTCATGAGCTATTATTTCCACATCGTCTAAAATTTCTATGATTTCATCAATGTTGATGTCATCTAGTTCCGAACTTCCGTATTTGTTCAAATCACCATAGGATGATAGTTTTTCTGCAATTTCCGCTAGTTTTCCCCAGTATTTATAACAACTCATTTTTTTCACCGAATAATTTGTTTTTCAATGATTATAATTAAATATGGTTAATATCTTTTAAATAAATCTTATCGTCACAAATAGTTTCCACTAAATCCATGTCATGACTAACAAGTAAAAAACCCATTTTTCTTTGTTTCACGATTTTTAAAACAGAATCTAGTATTTGTACTTGTGTGATTGCATCAAGCATTGTTGTCATTTCATCTGCAATTAAAAACTTGGTGTTTGGATTCAGTGATCTTAAAACTGAAAATCTTTGAAGTTCTCCTCCAGATAATTCCTGAGGAAAACGGGTTAACCAACTCTTTTGAATACCGAATTCCTCAAAGAATTCATCAGGCACATTCCATGATTCTTTTAACACCATTTCCATTTTCCATTTTGGATTCATTACTTTTTCAGGGTGTTGGTATATTAACTGCACTGGTTTGAATCCTTTTTTAGGTAATGGATTTCCATCAAAAGTCACGCTACCTTCATATTTTGTGACATATCCTGATAATATTTTGCATAATGTTGATTTTCCACTTCCGCTGTCTCCAATCAAGCCGATGATTTTATTATTGTTCAATTCAAGATTAACATCTTTTAATAAATAATTTTTAGCGGAAGGATACTTAAAGGATATATTTGTTGCTTTAAGTTCCATTTTATGCACCTACCTCATATTTGAAGCATCTTACTTTTTTATTTCCCAAGTTTAATAGTTCTGGCCTTTCATCTCTGCATCTATCAAATCTCATTTCGCATCGGTCATAATATGGGCATCCGTTTTGGATTTCTCCGTGTAATGGTTGATGGCCTTTAATCAATTCAAATCCGTTTGCAGGCAATGCCTTGTATAATGCTTTGGTGTATGGGTGCAATAGGTTTTCACCATCACCTGAGAAATCCTTGTTTTCAGCAATTTCAATAACATATCCTGAATAGAATATACCAATTCTGTCTGCCACTTCTAGTGCTGCATGTATGTCGTGTGTGATAAGAAGCACTCCGATTCCATCTTCTTTCATGTGTTTAAAGTGATTTAATGTTTCTTTTACAGTTTTTTCGTCAAGTCCCGGTGTAGGTTCGTCTGCTACAACGAGTTTTGGGTCGGATAATAATGCAGTGGATACGAGTACTCTTCTTGCCATTCCTCCAGATAATTGGAATGGGTACATATCGTCCACTTCGGGTCCTAAGTTGTAGTGTTTGAATATTTCTCTTTGTTTAAGTTTTTTCTCTTTTCTTTTATTTTCATCTTTAACATTTCCGATGGCTTGATCGGAAATTTTCATCAATGGATCGAGGAAGTTGACTGATTGAGGTACCAATACAATTTCTTCGCCTCTTAGTTCCTCTTTATCCTGTTGGCTTAATTCTTTTCCTTTGTATTTAATTTTTCCGTTTAAGTTAGCATTTTCAGGAAGTATTCCAAATATTGCATGTGCTAACAGGCTTTTTCCAGAACCACTTGAACCTAAAACCGCCAATATTTCTCCTTCAGATATATCTAAGGTTAAATCCGTTATTACCTTTAAATCTCTTTGAGTTAATCCTTTTGTATATTGGATAAATGAGATTGAAACATTTTCTACATCTAGTAATTTTTCCATTAATTCACCTTCATAATTTCCAAATGGTAAGTTTTATATACTAATTTGTACTTTATCAATATTAAAGTTATTCAAAATTTACTAAAAAGTATTACTAATTGCATAAAATTTGTAGAATTAATAATACTTTTACATTGGTGTTAATATGAATGTTACAATTAAGGCTTTAGGCAATAATCCAAAGGAAATTAAGCAAGTTCAAGACTTTTTATTTAAAATGATAAAAGAAGAATTTGGATATGGATATGTTGCCAAATGGCATCAGGATATTGTTAAAATAGATGAATATTATATTAATCCTGAACGAAACAATTTCTTTGTTGCTTACTATGAAACTGGCGAGATTATTGCAACCATTGGAATGAGAGCATATGATAAGGATTTTCCTCAATTTAGACATTTATACTCTAATGATATTACTTCAAGCATTTGGAGGCTGTTTGTAGATAGGAGATGTAGGCGTTGCGGATTGGCTTCAAAAATGGTTAGTGTTGCTGAAAATTTTGCAAATCAGAAAAACTATGAGAATATCTACCTTCATACTCATAAAACATTAGATGGTGCTTTGGAATTTTGGAAAAAAATGGGTTTTATAGTAAGTTTGGATGCAAATGATGAACTTGAAACGGTTCATATGGATAAAAAAATTCAAGGATTGAAAATAGATTCTCTTGCAAATGACTTTAGATATGCTGTAAAATTATGATTTTTTAATATATCTTTGTGTGTGGGGACATGCATAGATGCATTTTCCACATACGGTATCGGGCTTTCCCAAGTTTTCTTTTGAAATTTTCAATGCATATTTTTCACATTTTTTATCGTCATAAAAATCGTTTCTCTTAAGTGTGTAATTCCATTCCTTGCCGCTTATTGCTCCTCCGGGACAGGCGTCCATACATTCTGTGCACTTTCCACATCTTGACTTGAGCACGGGTTTTCCGATATTCAGAGGGGCATCGGTTAGAACGGATGATAGTCTAAGTGCTGATCCATATTCTTTTGTTGTAAACAGTGCAGATTTTCCAATCCACCCAAGCCCTGCCTTTGTGGCAATGGTCTTGTGGGGTAATTCAAATGAATTGAACTTTCCAAAATCAGTTCCTAATCTCTTTTTTGTTTGAGCATATGCATGGTATCCTTTATCAATTAAGAACTCTTCGCAAATCATGCCTAATGTGTCTAACCGTGTATTCAAGCTTACTAACTCATCAACATATTCTCTTGTTGGTGCGTTTTTCATATTCCTTATTATGTCTTTAGGATATGTGATGTAGAATACCACTCCTATGTTCAAGCCATCTTTTGGGGTAAAGTTTGTGATGTCGGCATATCCCAATTCTGTTGCACCGTTTTTTAACAGATGGTCTTTAAGTTCGGTGGATAAATTCATGAATGGTATATTTGCTTTGGGAATATTTAAATTTAAGTTTTGTATTACTTTTAAAAATTTGATATTTAATTTTTATTCAATTTTATGAACCTTTTTTTTGAATTTTTGATTTATTTGTTATTTTATTGTAATAATTGCATTCAATTTCATGATTGTTTGTTTGAATTATTTATATTTTTAAAGGAAATTTTAAAAGTAATAAATATATTTTTATATTGTCTGATATAAAATAGACATGTTATTAAAATAAATTTGAATAGTATTACTTATTAGGTACTTTTATGCCAAAAAGTATTACTTTATTTTAATACTTATCTTTTATGGTGAAAATTATGGATAAAAAATATATTATAGGAGGGATTATAGCTGTAGTGGTAATTGTAGTTGCGGCTTTTGCGCTCATGGGAGGATCTACAGATTCCGACCCGACACATTTGACTGTAGCTGCACACAGCAACATCAAAGAACCGGAATCAGGATTCAATCCGTTGACCGGTTGGGGATGCGGACACCAAAACTATAATCCATTAGTACAAAGCTGTTTATTCAAAACAGATAAGAAGGGAGAAATAGTTCCAGACCTTGCTAAAGACTACTCAATCAGTAGTGATGGTAAAACATGGACAGTACATGTAAGAGATGATGTGAAATTCTCAGACAATTCAACATTCGATGCAGAGGATGTGGCATTTACATTCAACACTGCAAGAGCAACTGAATCAGACTTGGATTTAACCAACATTAAGGATGTTAAAGCAACTGATAATAAAACTGTTGAATTCACATTAGAAGAGCCAAGATCAACATTCATTTATGACTTAAGATATGTGGGTATCGTTCCTTCCGATTCATACAACAACGAAACCTATGGTGAACAGCCAATAGGTACTGGACCATATGTATTGGACCACTGGGACAAAGGCCAACAAGCTATATTCAAAATCAATGACAATTATTATGGTGACAAACCATACTTCACACAAATTACCTTATTATTCCCTGAAGAATCAACATGGTTGGAATTAGCAAAATCTGGTCAAGTTGATGTGGTTCCTGTAGCAACATCTGCATTAAACCAAACTGTTGACGGATACCAATTCGTTGAAAAATCCGCTGGAAGAGCACAAGGAGTATCATTCCCTTACCTTGAAGACACTGGAAACGTAAGTGAAGGTGGCGCTAAAATAGGTAACAACGTAACAGCTGACAAGGCTATAAGACAAGCATTGAATGTTGGTGTAGACCGTCAAAAAATGTGTGATGAAATATTCGCAGGTCACGCAACTCCTGAATACACAAGTGTAGATACAAGGGATTATGCAAACGATAATGCAAAAGTTCAAGACGGCGATGTGGCTAAAGCAAAAGAAATCTTGAAAGAGGGTGGATGGACTGACACTGATGGTGATGGAATCGTGGATAAAGATGGTGTAAAAGCATCATTTGACTTATACTATCCTCCTGATTATCTTGACAGGCAATCTTTATCAACCGTATTTGCTGAACAAGCAAAAGAAATTGGTATTGAAGTTAACCTCAAAGGTGCTGACTGGGATACAATTTATCAAAACATGTACTCATCAGCAGCATTGATGCAACAAACTTCTCCGGACCCATACAAATCAATTTACCAACAATACCACAGTAAAGAAGCAGATGACTTCTATATGAACCCTGGTTTATATAATAACACTGAATCTGATGCATTGATGGAACAAGCAATGCACGCTAATGATTTCAGCCAAGCTGATTCATTATGGGCACAATCTGCATCCGTTAACGGTGGAGGTTGGGGTCCTGCTGGTGATGCTCCATTTGCATGGTTAGTCAACTATGACTACAACTATTTCATTAAAGATGGTATTGATATTGGTGAACAACCTGACGGTTTAGGAAACGATATTTTAATTAATGTTGGAGATTGGACTAGGAACAATGCTACAGCATAATTAAATATTTTTTTCCTTTTTTTTATTTTTTAAAATTTTTAAGGGGGTTTATTTTTGAATAAAAATCAATTAATAAAATTTTTTGGTTTTAAATTAGTTCGTTTTATCATATTGATGATTGCAGTTGCAATTTTTAGTTTCATACTATTAGATTTATCCCCTATCAATCCGGTTACTGCTTATTTGAAAGGTGCTGCAGTATCTGAATCTCAACGTGCAATACTTGAAAGCTATTTTGGCGTTAATGTCCCATTGCCTACCAAAATATATCATTGGCTCCTTGATTTAGTTCAAGGGAATCTTGGAACCTCTTTAATCTATCGTGCACCAGTTATGGATGTCATCATGGATAAGTTTTCAGCATCAATTGTGTTGATGGCAATATCATGGTTGCTTAGTGGTGTGTTAGGTTTTATTTTTGGTGTTGTCGCTGGAAAAAACAAGGGATCCTGGATTGACAAGGCTGTTAAAGTATATTGTTATGCAATTCAATCTGCACCTTCATTTTGGGTTGGAATGCTTATTTTAATGGTTTTTGCAGTGTATCTTGGTTGGTTCCCTATTGGTTTTGGTGTTCCGATTGGTGTTAAAAGTACCGATGCTACTTTTATGGAATGGGCATCAAGGCTTGTACTGCCCACTTTAACTTTAAGTCTCGTGGGTCTTGCTCCAATTGCAATGTACACACGTAATGAATTGGTTCAGGTATTGTCTTCAGACTATGTATTGTTTGCAAAATCAAGAGGTGAACAAGGTTGGGATTTAGTTAAAAACCATGGAATCAGAAATATTCTGCTTCCAGCAATAACTCTGCAATTCTTATCATTCAGTGAACTTTTTGGTGGTGCTGTTCTTGTAGAACAAGTATTTTCCTATCCTGGAATAGGGCAAACTGCTGTAGCGGCAGGTCTTCAAAATGATGTTCCATTGTTTTTAGGAATTGTGGTGTTTAGTGCAGTGTTCGTATTTGTTGGAAACTTGCTTGCTGATATCTCATATTACTTAATCGACCCAAGAATTAAGGAGAGTGAATTCAGTGATTAAAAAACAATCAGACGATAAAAAACAATGGTTTTTATACCCGGGAAACCTCCGGACCAAAACTCTCGTAATTATTATCCTTTCAATTATCGTGATTGTGTCAATATTCATCTCAGGTTACTTTGTTCGTGATATTCCAACAAGTTTCATTAGTGCTAATCAAATGCCTTCACTTGAACATATCTTCGGAACCGATTGGATGGGAAGAGACATGTTTCAAAGAACCATTGCAGGTCTTGGATTGAGCCTGATGGTTGGTTTCATTGCATCTGCTGTAAGTACTTTGATTTCAATAATCCTGGGATTGTTTTCAAGTTTCAACAGGTTTGCTGATGAACTGGTTGCAGGAATTATAGATTTGTTTGGTTCAATACCTCACATTCTTTTAATAATTCTGGTATCCATAATGTTTGGTGGAGGAGTGTTTGGTGTGATAATGGGTGTCGGTTTGACTCATTGGACTCCTCTTGCAAGGGTTTTAAGGTCAGAAGTTAAGGAAATTAGAACAAAGGAATATATTCACTTGGCAGAAAATCTTGGCAGATCTAAAATTTGGATTGCAACAAAGCATATTTTGCCTTTGGTCGTTTCACAGATTATTGTGGGAGTCATTTTGATGTTTCCTCATGCAATCATGCACGAAGCAGCTATTACCTTTTTAGGTTTTGGTTTACCTCCTCATGAACCGGCTATTGGTGTGATTTTATCCGAATCAATGAATTACTTGTCTTCAGGGTATTGGTGGCTAGCATTTTATCCAGGTATGTCATTACTGA contains the following coding sequences:
- a CDS encoding ABC transporter permease: MMSETPWYNKGLFSSLNLRQKTLLTIALTGLLLLVIFLCGMFIDANLPTDFTTRMKPPSFEHLFGTDWMGRDMFLRTVKGLSLSIVIGIGASVISSIIATILAFVASFNRYSDTFVSWLIDLFASIPHILLIMMISIALGKGAFGVIMAVAFSHWVNLTRVLRAEVLQINTSEYVALSQKFGRSKLWIAKEHILPLVLSQIFVGTLLVFPHAIMHESSVTFLGFGLSPHEPAIGIILSESMSYLAMGAWWLAFFPGLALLIVVLLFDIIGDNLKRLFDPSEANN
- a CDS encoding ABC transporter ATP-binding protein, coding for MSKLLEVNNLSISFTQYVQGLNRHDSKVITDLTIDVDENEIVAILGSSGSGKSLLAHSILGILPYNSHVTGEIKYEGQVLDQELKEKLRGDEICLIPQSVNFLDPLMKVSEQAIGECKDENEHKEKKLRQREIFDKYGLDESVDDLYPFELSGGMARKVLLSTALVGNPKLLIADEPTPGLDSKSVKETIEDIRNLKENGKGVLLITHEIDVALKTADRIAIFYSGYVIEINTVENFKNAENVLHPYSKALINSLPRNGFNLTEGVQPLDEVPGCPYYENCPIRLDKCEKNKPELIDHDGIMIRCFNFEEVNDGT
- a CDS encoding ABC transporter ATP-binding protein, whose amino-acid sequence is MELKASNISFSYNKNRKILQDFSISVNSNQIIGLMGDSGSGKSTLCKIMAGYISHYSGEVTLDGKTIPNKDFYPVQLIFQHPEKTMNPKWKMEKVLNESWTPPQDLKDTFGLKEHWLTRWPNELSGGELQRFSILRALNPKTRFIIADEISTMLDAVTQVQIWEALINHCKANNIGILAVSHDKELLEVFCDDILYFDEVNNL
- a CDS encoding nicotianamine synthase family protein, which codes for MSCYKYWGKLAEIAEKLSSYGDLNKYGSSELDDINIDEIIEILDDVEIIAHDKTIDFDSAKHILDDEKMNKALKLIRKFYVYIGARLETENALKILESDNPSKTLDSFHFYDRYIGLIENESQLAKFNEEKTFLFLGSGPLPLTLIMFNKVFGCKCIGIEQQENVAELSVKVLKRLGLDKDIEIVVGDETAIKDLDYDILMVAALAEPKDRVFANIWEYVDEKTPVIYRTYTGMRAILYSPVLDKDTRGFHKEVMMLPSGKTNNTSVLIRKIE
- a CDS encoding ABC transporter ATP-binding protein; the protein is MELKATNISFKYPSAKNYLLKDVNLELNNNKIIGLIGDSGSGKSTLCKILSGYVTKYEGSVTFDGNPLPKKGFKPVQLIYQHPEKVMNPKWKMEMVLKESWNVPDEFFEEFGIQKSWLTRFPQELSGGELQRFSVLRSLNPNTKFLIADEMTTMLDAITQVQILDSVLKIVKQRKMGFLLVSHDMDLVETICDDKIYLKDINHI
- a CDS encoding ABC transporter ATP-binding protein gives rise to the protein MEKLLDVENVSISFIQYTKGLTQRDLKVITDLTLDISEGEILAVLGSSGSGKSLLAHAIFGILPENANLNGKIKYKGKELSQQDKEELRGEEIVLVPQSVNFLDPLMKISDQAIGNVKDENKRKEKKLKQREIFKHYNLGPEVDDMYPFQLSGGMARRVLVSTALLSDPKLVVADEPTPGLDEKTVKETLNHFKHMKEDGIGVLLITHDIHAALEVADRIGIFYSGYVIEIAENKDFSGDGENLLHPYTKALYKALPANGFELIKGHQPLHGEIQNGCPYYDRCEMRFDRCRDERPELLNLGNKKVRCFKYEVGA
- a CDS encoding GNAT family N-acetyltransferase; translation: MNVTIKALGNNPKEIKQVQDFLFKMIKEEFGYGYVAKWHQDIVKIDEYYINPERNNFFVAYYETGEIIATIGMRAYDKDFPQFRHLYSNDITSSIWRLFVDRRCRRCGLASKMVSVAENFANQKNYENIYLHTHKTLDGALEFWKKMGFIVSLDANDELETVHMDKKIQGLKIDSLANDFRYAVKL
- a CDS encoding 4Fe-4S double cluster binding domain-containing protein, which encodes MNLSTELKDHLLKNGATELGYADITNFTPKDGLNIGVVFYITYPKDIIRNMKNAPTREYVDELVSLNTRLDTLGMICEEFLIDKGYHAYAQTKKRLGTDFGKFNSFELPHKTIATKAGLGWIGKSALFTTKEYGSALRLSSVLTDAPLNIGKPVLKSRCGKCTECMDACPGGAISGKEWNYTLKRNDFYDDKKCEKYALKISKENLGKPDTVCGKCIYACPHTQRYIKKS
- a CDS encoding ABC transporter substrate-binding protein gives rise to the protein MDKKYIIGGIIAVVVIVVAAFALMGGSTDSDPTHLTVAAHSNIKEPESGFNPLTGWGCGHQNYNPLVQSCLFKTDKKGEIVPDLAKDYSISSDGKTWTVHVRDDVKFSDNSTFDAEDVAFTFNTARATESDLDLTNIKDVKATDNKTVEFTLEEPRSTFIYDLRYVGIVPSDSYNNETYGEQPIGTGPYVLDHWDKGQQAIFKINDNYYGDKPYFTQITLLFPEESTWLELAKSGQVDVVPVATSALNQTVDGYQFVEKSAGRAQGVSFPYLEDTGNVSEGGAKIGNNVTADKAIRQALNVGVDRQKMCDEIFAGHATPEYTSVDTRDYANDNAKVQDGDVAKAKEILKEGGWTDTDGDGIVDKDGVKASFDLYYPPDYLDRQSLSTVFAEQAKEIGIEVNLKGADWDTIYQNMYSSAALMQQTSPDPYKSIYQQYHSKEADDFYMNPGLYNNTESDALMEQAMHANDFSQADSLWAQSASVNGGGWGPAGDAPFAWLVNYDYNYFIKDGIDIGEQPDGLGNDILINVGDWTRNNATA
- a CDS encoding ABC transporter permease, whose protein sequence is MIAVAIFSFILLDLSPINPVTAYLKGAAVSESQRAILESYFGVNVPLPTKIYHWLLDLVQGNLGTSLIYRAPVMDVIMDKFSASIVLMAISWLLSGVLGFIFGVVAGKNKGSWIDKAVKVYCYAIQSAPSFWVGMLILMVFAVYLGWFPIGFGVPIGVKSTDATFMEWASRLVLPTLTLSLVGLAPIAMYTRNELVQVLSSDYVLFAKSRGEQGWDLVKNHGIRNILLPAITLQFLSFSELFGGAVLVEQVFSYPGIGQTAVAAGLQNDVPLFLGIVVFSAVFVFVGNLLADISYYLIDPRIKESEFSD
- a CDS encoding ABC transporter permease; this translates as MIKKQSDDKKQWFLYPGNLRTKTLVIIILSIIVIVSIFISGYFVRDIPTSFISANQMPSLEHIFGTDWMGRDMFQRTIAGLGLSLMVGFIASAVSTLISIILGLFSSFNRFADELVAGIIDLFGSIPHILLIILVSIMFGGGVFGVIMGVGLTHWTPLARVLRSEVKEIRTKEYIHLAENLGRSKIWIATKHILPLVVSQIIVGVILMFPHAIMHEAAITFLGFGLPPHEPAIGVILSESMNYLSSGYWWLAFYPGMSLLIVVLLFDLIGENVEKLLNPETAHE